In Streptomyces ambofaciens ATCC 23877, a single genomic region encodes these proteins:
- the mmsA gene encoding CoA-acylating methylmalonate-semialdehyde dehydrogenase — MTNIVNHWIGGKTAEGASGTYGPVTNPATGAVTTKVAFASVDEVDAAVAAAKDAYRTWGQSSLAQRTSVLFAFRALLDAHRDEIAELITAEHGKVHSDALGEVARGLEIVDLACGITVQLKGELSTQVATRVDVASIRQPLGVVAGITPFNFPAMVPMWMFPLAIACGNTFVLKPSEKDPSAAMKIAELLSEAGLPDGVFNVVHGDKVAVDRLLEHPDVKAVSFVGSTPIARYIHTTASANGKRVQALGGAKNHMLVLPDADLDAAADAAVSAAYGSAGERCMAISAVVAVGAVGDELVEKIRERAEKIKIGPGDDPTSEMGPLITAAHRDKVASYVAGAAAEGCEVVLDGTGYTVDGHEDGHWIGISLLDRVPTTAKAYQDEIFGPVLCVLRAETYEEGLALINASPFGNGTAVFTRDGGAARRFQLEVEAGMVGVNVPIPVPVGYHSFGGWKDSLFGDHHIYGNDGTHFYTRGKVVTTRWPDPADAPAGVDLGFPRNH, encoded by the coding sequence ATGACGAACATCGTCAACCACTGGATCGGCGGCAAGACCGCCGAAGGCGCCTCGGGCACGTACGGGCCGGTGACGAACCCGGCGACCGGCGCGGTCACCACGAAGGTGGCCTTCGCCTCGGTCGACGAGGTGGACGCCGCGGTCGCCGCGGCCAAGGACGCGTACCGGACGTGGGGCCAGTCCTCGCTGGCGCAGCGCACCTCGGTCCTCTTCGCGTTCCGGGCGCTGCTGGACGCCCACCGCGACGAGATCGCCGAGCTGATCACCGCGGAGCACGGCAAGGTGCACTCCGACGCCCTCGGCGAGGTCGCGCGCGGTCTGGAGATCGTCGACCTGGCCTGCGGCATCACCGTGCAGCTCAAGGGTGAGCTGTCCACGCAGGTCGCCACCCGCGTCGACGTGGCCTCGATCCGCCAGCCGCTCGGCGTGGTCGCCGGCATCACGCCGTTCAACTTCCCGGCGATGGTGCCGATGTGGATGTTCCCCCTCGCCATCGCCTGCGGCAACACCTTCGTGCTCAAGCCGAGCGAGAAGGACCCGTCGGCCGCCATGAAGATCGCCGAGCTGCTCTCCGAGGCCGGTCTGCCGGACGGCGTCTTCAACGTCGTGCACGGCGACAAGGTGGCCGTGGACCGGCTGCTGGAGCACCCGGACGTCAAGGCGGTCTCCTTCGTCGGCTCGACGCCCATCGCCCGGTACATCCACACCACCGCCTCCGCGAACGGCAAGCGCGTCCAGGCCCTCGGCGGCGCCAAGAACCACATGCTGGTGCTGCCGGACGCCGACCTCGACGCGGCGGCGGACGCGGCCGTGAGCGCGGCCTACGGCTCGGCCGGTGAGCGCTGCATGGCGATCTCCGCGGTCGTCGCGGTCGGCGCCGTCGGCGACGAACTGGTCGAGAAGATCCGCGAGCGCGCCGAGAAGATCAAGATCGGCCCGGGCGACGACCCGACGTCGGAGATGGGCCCCCTCATCACCGCGGCGCACCGCGACAAGGTGGCGTCCTACGTCGCCGGCGCGGCGGCCGAGGGCTGCGAGGTCGTCCTGGACGGCACCGGGTACACGGTCGACGGTCACGAGGACGGCCACTGGATCGGCATCTCGCTGCTGGACCGGGTGCCGACCACGGCGAAGGCGTACCAGGACGAGATCTTCGGCCCCGTCCTGTGCGTGCTGCGCGCCGAGACCTACGAGGAGGGCCTGGCCCTCATCAACGCCTCGCCGTTCGGCAACGGCACCGCGGTCTTCACCCGGGACGGCGGCGCGGCCCGTCGCTTCCAGCTGGAGGTCGAGGCCGGCATGGTCGGCGTGAACGTCCCGATCCCGGTCCCCGTGGGCTACCACTCCTTCGGAGGCTGGAAGGACTCGCTCTTCGGCGACCACCACATCTACGGCAACGACGGCACGCACTTCTACACCCGCGGCAAGGTCGTCACCACCCGCTGGCCGGACCCGGCCGACGCCCCGGCGGGCGTCGACCTGGGCTTCCCGCGCAACCACTGA
- a CDS encoding helix-turn-helix transcriptional regulator has translation MTDRRLWSYKDIAAHIRVQPDTVRSYRKHGLLPPPDHVEGGKPYWYADTIRAWVASRPRNRKP, from the coding sequence GTGACCGACCGAAGGCTCTGGTCCTACAAGGACATCGCGGCCCACATCCGGGTGCAGCCGGACACCGTGCGGTCGTACCGCAAGCACGGGCTGCTGCCCCCGCCCGACCACGTGGAGGGCGGAAAGCCCTACTGGTACGCGGACACGATCCGGGCCTGGGTGGCGTCCCGGCCCCGCAACCGGAAGCCATAG
- a CDS encoding GNAT family N-acetyltransferase, with product MDFSVKPVLTGDRTALRPFTEADAEPMAEIIDDPEVRRFTGSPGRELTPEVLRAWYGSRGTRPDRLDLAVTDPADGELLGEVVLSEWQPETRTCTFRTLIGPRGRGRGVGTEATRLIVGYGFEEIGLHRVQLEAYGFNHRALRVYEKVGFVVEGTRRQVERRDGEWVDEVLMAVLDHEWAVHRGHPRVRPAPADGAARGRLRAAR from the coding sequence ATGGACTTCTCCGTGAAACCCGTGCTGACCGGCGACAGGACGGCTCTGCGGCCGTTCACCGAGGCCGACGCCGAGCCCATGGCGGAGATCATCGACGATCCCGAGGTCCGGCGCTTCACCGGCTCACCGGGGCGCGAGCTCACTCCGGAGGTGCTGCGCGCCTGGTACGGCTCCCGCGGCACCCGGCCCGACCGGCTCGACCTGGCCGTCACCGATCCCGCCGACGGCGAGCTCCTCGGCGAGGTCGTGCTGTCCGAGTGGCAGCCCGAGACCCGCACCTGCACCTTCCGTACGCTGATCGGCCCGCGGGGCCGCGGCCGGGGCGTGGGCACCGAGGCGACCCGGCTGATCGTCGGGTACGGCTTCGAGGAAATCGGACTGCACCGCGTCCAGTTGGAGGCCTACGGCTTCAACCACCGGGCCCTGCGCGTCTACGAGAAGGTCGGGTTCGTGGTGGAGGGAACGCGGCGTCAGGTGGAGCGGCGGGACGGCGAGTGGGTCGACGAGGTGCTGATGGCCGTCCTCGACCACGAGTGGGCCGTCCACCGCGGGCACCCGCGGGTCCGCCCCGCACCGGCCGACGGCGCCGCTCGTGGACGCCTGCGCGCGGCCCGGTAG
- a CDS encoding zinc-dependent alcohol dehydrogenase family protein translates to MRAVVFERFGEPAEVREVPDPEPAAHGVVVRVEATGLCRSDWHGWQGHDPGITLPHVPGHELAGVVEAAGDRVTGWRPGDRVTVPFVCACGSCGACAAGDHQVCERQTQPGFTHWGSFAEYVALDHADVNLVAVPEDLSFSTAASLGCRFATAFRAVVQQGRVAAGEWVAVHGCGGVGLSAVMIAAASGARVVAVDVSARALEMARAFGAAACVDATAVPDTAEAVRDLTGGGAHLSLDALGSPVTCAASVNGLRRRGRHVQVGLLPSPAGTTPVPMDRLIALELALLGSHGMAAHTYPPMMELVRTGVLRPDLLTTAAIPLDAVPAALSAMDTAPGAGVVVVLP, encoded by the coding sequence ATGCGCGCGGTGGTGTTCGAGCGGTTCGGGGAGCCCGCCGAGGTGCGGGAGGTGCCCGACCCGGAGCCCGCCGCGCACGGCGTCGTGGTCCGCGTCGAGGCCACCGGCCTGTGCCGCAGCGACTGGCACGGATGGCAGGGGCACGACCCGGGCATCACCCTGCCGCACGTGCCCGGCCACGAGCTCGCCGGTGTCGTCGAGGCGGCCGGCGACCGGGTCACCGGATGGCGGCCCGGCGACCGGGTGACCGTGCCCTTCGTCTGCGCCTGCGGGAGCTGCGGGGCCTGCGCGGCGGGCGACCACCAGGTGTGCGAACGGCAGACCCAGCCGGGCTTCACCCACTGGGGGTCCTTCGCCGAGTACGTGGCGCTCGACCACGCCGACGTCAACCTCGTCGCCGTGCCCGAGGACCTGTCCTTCTCGACGGCCGCCTCGCTCGGCTGCCGGTTCGCCACGGCGTTCCGGGCCGTGGTCCAGCAGGGCCGGGTCGCGGCGGGCGAGTGGGTCGCGGTGCACGGCTGCGGCGGCGTGGGCCTGTCCGCGGTGATGATCGCCGCCGCCTCGGGCGCGCGGGTCGTCGCCGTGGACGTGTCGGCCCGGGCGCTGGAGATGGCGCGCGCGTTCGGTGCGGCCGCGTGCGTGGACGCGACCGCCGTGCCCGACACCGCCGAGGCGGTGCGCGACCTGACCGGAGGTGGTGCCCACCTCTCGCTGGACGCCCTCGGGTCGCCGGTCACCTGCGCCGCGTCCGTCAACGGCCTGCGCCGCCGCGGCCGGCACGTCCAGGTCGGCCTGCTGCCCTCGCCCGCCGGCACCACACCGGTCCCCATGGACCGCCTCATCGCCCTGGAGCTGGCTCTCCTCGGCAGCCACGGCATGGCCGCGCACACCTACCCGCCGATGATGGAGCTGGTCCGCACGGGAGTGCTGCGGCCCGACCTGCTGACCACGGCCGCCATTCCGCTGGACGCGGTCCCCGCGGCCCTCTCGGCCATGGACACGGCGCCCGGCGCCGGGGTGGTGGTCGTGCTGCCGTGA
- a CDS encoding heavy-metal-associated domain-containing protein yields the protein MTAQTDTQGSVTTVYKVSGMSCGHCEGAVSGEISELPGVGSVQAVASTGEVTVVSEAALDDEAVRAAVDEAGFELVGRA from the coding sequence ATGACCGCCCAGACCGACACCCAGGGCTCCGTCACCACCGTCTACAAGGTGAGCGGTATGAGCTGCGGACACTGCGAGGGCGCCGTCTCCGGCGAGATCTCCGAGCTCCCGGGCGTCGGCTCGGTGCAGGCCGTCGCCTCGACCGGCGAGGTCACCGTCGTCTCCGAGGCCGCCCTCGACGACGAAGCGGTACGCGCCGCCGTGGACGAGGCGGGCTTCGAACTCGTCGGCAGGGCCTGA
- a CDS encoding heavy metal translocating P-type ATPase yields the protein MTSTTASDATAAPATTASGTPSEASPGGPAAEPDLAQVELLIGGMTCASCAARVEKKLNRMDGVTATVNYATEKARITYPPDTGVADLIATVVKTGYTAEEPAPPPEPAAGADSPDGPGEGADGAPEPTALRGRLVVCALLAAPVVLLAMVPALQFDNWQWLSLTLAAPVVVWGGLPFHRAAWTNLRHGAATMDTLVSLGTLAAFGWSLWALFLGDAGMPGMRHGFDLTVSRTDGASTIYLEAAAGVTAFLLLGRWLEARSKRRAGAALRALMELGAKDVAVLRDGREVRVPVARLAVGDRFVVRPGEKIATDGTVVEGASAVDASMLTGESVPVDVTVGDAVTGATVNAAGRLLVEATRVGADTRLARMARLVEDAQSGKAEVQRLADRISGIFVPVVLLIACATFGGWLGATGDTVAAFTAAVAVLIIACPCALGLATPTALMVGTGRGAQLGILIKGPEVLESTRRVDTVVLDKTGTVTTGRMTLHEVYAAEGTDEERVLRLAGAVEHASEHPVARAIAAGAEERFGTPPAVEDFRNVPGRGVRGRVEGLQVAVGRLYDSLPPEVARARDEAERRGRTAVVVGWDGTARGVVTVADAVRETSAEAVAELRRLGLTPVLLTGDNRRVAESVARTVGIDEVISEVLPEEKVAVVRRLRSEGRTVAMVGDGVNDAAALATADLGLAMGTGTDAAIEAGDLTLVRGDLRAAADAIRLSRRTLSTIKGNLVWAFGYNVAALPLAAAGLLNPMIAGAAMAFSSVFVVTNSLRLRAFR from the coding sequence ATGACCAGCACCACCGCGTCCGACGCCACCGCCGCCCCGGCGACCACCGCCTCCGGCACCCCCTCGGAGGCGTCGCCGGGCGGTCCGGCCGCCGAGCCGGACCTCGCCCAGGTCGAACTGCTCATCGGCGGGATGACCTGCGCCTCCTGCGCGGCCCGCGTCGAGAAGAAGCTCAACCGCATGGACGGCGTCACCGCCACGGTGAACTACGCGACGGAGAAGGCCCGGATCACGTACCCGCCGGACACCGGGGTCGCCGACCTGATCGCGACCGTCGTGAAGACCGGGTACACCGCCGAGGAACCCGCACCTCCCCCGGAGCCGGCCGCCGGGGCGGACTCCCCCGACGGCCCCGGCGAGGGCGCCGACGGCGCTCCCGAGCCGACCGCCCTCCGCGGGCGTCTCGTGGTCTGCGCGCTCCTGGCCGCGCCCGTCGTGCTGCTCGCGATGGTTCCGGCGCTCCAGTTCGACAACTGGCAGTGGCTCTCGCTCACCCTCGCCGCGCCCGTCGTCGTCTGGGGCGGGCTGCCCTTCCACCGCGCCGCGTGGACGAACCTCCGGCACGGCGCGGCCACCATGGACACCCTCGTCTCGCTCGGCACGCTCGCGGCCTTCGGCTGGTCGCTGTGGGCGCTGTTCCTCGGGGACGCGGGCATGCCGGGCATGCGGCACGGCTTCGATCTCACCGTCTCCCGCACGGACGGCGCGTCGACGATCTACCTGGAGGCCGCCGCCGGTGTCACCGCGTTCCTCCTGCTCGGCCGCTGGCTGGAGGCCCGCTCCAAGCGCCGCGCCGGCGCCGCGCTGCGGGCGCTGATGGAGCTGGGCGCGAAGGACGTCGCGGTCCTGCGGGACGGGCGCGAGGTACGGGTCCCGGTGGCCCGGCTCGCGGTCGGCGACCGGTTCGTCGTACGGCCCGGGGAGAAGATCGCCACCGACGGGACGGTGGTCGAGGGCGCCTCGGCCGTGGACGCCTCGATGCTGACCGGTGAGTCGGTGCCGGTGGACGTGACGGTCGGTGACGCCGTCACCGGCGCGACGGTCAACGCCGCGGGCCGGCTGCTGGTCGAGGCGACCCGGGTGGGCGCGGACACGCGGCTGGCGCGGATGGCGCGGCTCGTGGAGGACGCGCAGAGCGGCAAGGCCGAGGTGCAGCGGCTCGCCGACCGGATCTCCGGGATCTTCGTGCCCGTCGTGCTGCTGATCGCGTGCGCCACCTTCGGCGGCTGGCTGGGCGCCACCGGCGACACGGTCGCGGCCTTCACCGCCGCCGTCGCCGTACTGATCATCGCCTGCCCGTGCGCGCTGGGCCTGGCCACGCCGACGGCCCTGATGGTGGGCACGGGCCGCGGCGCCCAGCTGGGCATCCTCATCAAGGGCCCCGAGGTCCTGGAGTCCACGCGGCGGGTCGACACGGTCGTGCTGGACAAGACCGGCACCGTCACCACCGGCCGCATGACCCTGCACGAGGTGTACGCCGCCGAGGGCACCGACGAGGAGCGGGTGCTGCGCCTGGCGGGCGCCGTCGAACACGCCTCCGAGCACCCCGTGGCCCGCGCGATCGCGGCCGGCGCCGAGGAGCGGTTCGGCACACCGCCCGCGGTCGAGGACTTCCGGAACGTCCCCGGTCGCGGCGTACGCGGGCGCGTGGAGGGCCTCCAGGTGGCCGTGGGCCGCCTCTACGACTCCCTGCCGCCCGAGGTCGCCCGGGCCCGGGACGAGGCCGAGAGGCGGGGCCGTACGGCCGTCGTGGTCGGATGGGACGGCACGGCGCGCGGGGTCGTCACCGTGGCGGACGCGGTCAGGGAGACCAGCGCCGAGGCGGTGGCCGAGCTGCGCCGGCTGGGGCTCACCCCGGTCCTGCTGACCGGAGACAACCGGCGCGTGGCCGAGTCGGTCGCCCGGACCGTCGGCATCGACGAGGTGATCTCCGAGGTGCTGCCCGAGGAGAAGGTCGCCGTGGTGCGGCGGCTGCGCTCCGAGGGCCGTACGGTCGCGATGGTCGGGGACGGCGTCAACGACGCGGCCGCGCTCGCCACCGCCGATCTGGGGCTGGCGATGGGCACGGGGACGGACGCGGCGATCGAGGCGGGTGACCTGACGCTGGTGCGCGGGGACCTGCGGGCGGCCGCGGACGCGATCCGGCTCTCCCGGCGGACCCTGTCGACGATCAAGGGCAATCTCGTGTGGGCCTTCGGCTACAACGTGGCCGCACTGCCGCTGGCCGCCGCCGGGCTGCTGAACCCGATGATCGCGGGGGCGGCGATGGCCTTCTCCTCGGTCTTCGTCGTCACCAACAGCCTCCGGCTGCGGGCGTTTCGCTGA
- a CDS encoding citrate synthase — protein sequence MSDNSVVLRYGDGEYTYPVIDSTVGDKGFDIGKLRAQTGLVTLDSGYGNTAAYKSAITYLDGEAGILRYRGYPIEQLAERSSFVEVAYLLINGELPTVDELTAFKNEITQHTLLHEDVKNFYKGFPRDAHPMAMLSSVVSALSTFYQDSHNPFDERQRNLSTIRLLAKLPTIAAYAYKKSIGHPFVYPRNDLGYVENFLRMTFSVPAQEYELDPTVVSALDKLLILHADHEQNCSTSTVRLVGSSQANMFASISAGINALWGPLHGGANQSVLEMLEGIRDNGGDVDTFIRKVKNKEDGVRLMGFGHRVYKNFDPRAKIIKAAAHDVLSALGKSDELLDIALKLEEHALSDDYFVSRSLYPNVDFYTGLIYRAMGFPTEMFTVLFALGRLPGWIAQWHEMIKEPGSRIGRPRQIYTGVVERDFVPVEER from the coding sequence GTGAGCGACAACTCTGTAGTACTGCGGTACGGCGACGGCGAGTACACCTACCCGGTGATCGACAGCACCGTCGGTGACAAGGGCTTCGACATCGGGAAGCTCCGCGCCCAGACCGGTCTGGTGACGCTGGACAGCGGTTACGGCAACACCGCCGCCTATAAATCCGCCATCACGTATCTGGACGGCGAGGCGGGCATCCTCCGCTACCGCGGCTACCCGATCGAGCAGCTGGCCGAGCGTTCCTCCTTCGTGGAGGTCGCCTACCTGCTGATCAACGGCGAGCTGCCCACGGTCGACGAGCTCACCGCGTTCAAGAACGAGATCACGCAGCACACCCTGCTGCACGAGGACGTCAAGAACTTCTACAAGGGCTTCCCGCGCGACGCCCACCCGATGGCCATGCTGTCGTCGGTCGTCTCGGCGCTGTCGACGTTCTACCAGGACAGCCACAACCCGTTCGACGAGCGTCAGCGCAACCTCTCCACGATCCGGCTGCTCGCCAAGCTTCCGACGATCGCGGCGTACGCGTACAAGAAGTCGATCGGTCACCCGTTCGTCTACCCGCGCAACGACCTCGGCTACGTCGAGAACTTCCTGCGCATGACGTTCTCGGTCCCGGCGCAGGAGTACGAGCTCGACCCGACGGTCGTCTCCGCCCTGGACAAGCTGCTGATCCTGCACGCGGACCACGAGCAGAACTGCTCGACCTCCACGGTCCGCCTGGTCGGTTCCTCGCAGGCCAACATGTTCGCGTCGATCTCCGCGGGCATCAACGCCCTCTGGGGCCCGCTGCACGGCGGCGCCAACCAGTCGGTGCTGGAGATGCTCGAGGGCATCCGCGACAACGGTGGCGACGTCGACACCTTCATCCGCAAGGTGAAGAACAAGGAGGACGGCGTCCGCCTGATGGGCTTCGGCCACCGGGTCTACAAGAACTTCGACCCGCGTGCCAAGATCATCAAGGCCGCCGCGCACGACGTCCTCTCCGCCCTCGGCAAGTCCGACGAGCTGCTGGACATCGCCCTCAAGCTGGAGGAGCACGCGCTCTCCGACGACTACTTCGTCTCGCGCAGCCTCTACCCGAACGTCGACTTCTACACCGGCCTGATCTACCGGGCCATGGGCTTCCCGACCGAGATGTTCACGGTCCTGTTCGCCCTCGGCCGGCTGCCGGGCTGGATCGCCCAGTGGCACGAGATGATCAAGGAGCCGGGCTCCCGCATCGGCCGCCCGCGCCAGATCTACACGGGTGTCGTGGAGCGCGACTTCGTGCCGGTCGAAGAGCGCTGA
- the recD2 gene encoding SF1B family DNA helicase RecD2: protein MPNQSDAAPGERRLATLEGVLERITYANEENGYTVARVDTGRGAGDLLTVVGALLGAQAGESLRMEGRWGSHPQYGKQFHVENYTTVLPATVQGIRRYLGSGLVKGIGPVFADRITQHFGVDTLTIIEEEPKRLIEVPGLGPKRTRKIADAWEEQKAIKEVMLFLQTVEVSTSIAVRIYKKYGDASISVVKNQPYRLAADVWGIGFLTADKIAQSVGIPHDSPDRVKAGLQYALSQATDQGHCYLPEEKLIADAVKLLQVDTGLVIECLGELAAEPEEDGEDPGVVREKVPGPEGGDPVTAVYLVPFHRAELALSAQLLRLLRTGEDRMPGFGDVAWDKALGWLKHRTGADLAPEQEAAVKLALTEKVAVLTGGPGCGKSFTVRSIVELARAKKAKVVLAAPTGRAAKRLAELTGAEASTVHRLLELKPGGDAAYDRDRPLDADLVVVDEASMLDLLLANKLVKAVPPGAHLLFVGDVDQLPSVGAGEVLRDLLAPGSPVPAVRLTRVFRQAQQSGVVTNAHRINAGQHPLTDGMKDFFLFVEDDTEEAGRLTVDVAARRIPARFGLDPRRDVQVLAPMHRGPAGAGALNGLLQQAVTPGRPDVPEKRFGGRVFRVGDKVTQIRNNYDKGENGVFNGTVGVVTSLDPVDQRLTVLTDEDEEVPYEFDELDELAHAYAVTIHRSQGSEYPAVVIPVTTGAWMMLQRNLLYTAVTRAKKLVVLVGSRKAIGQAVRTVSAGRRCTALDFRLAGS, encoded by the coding sequence ATGCCCAACCAGTCCGATGCCGCTCCCGGCGAGCGCCGGCTCGCCACCCTCGAAGGCGTCCTGGAACGCATCACGTACGCCAACGAGGAGAACGGCTACACGGTCGCCCGCGTCGACACCGGCAGGGGCGCCGGTGACCTGCTGACGGTCGTCGGCGCGCTGCTGGGTGCCCAGGCCGGGGAGTCCCTGCGGATGGAGGGCCGCTGGGGGTCCCACCCGCAGTACGGCAAGCAGTTCCACGTCGAGAACTACACGACCGTCCTGCCCGCCACGGTCCAGGGCATCCGCCGCTACCTCGGGTCGGGCCTGGTCAAGGGCATCGGCCCGGTCTTCGCCGACCGCATCACCCAGCACTTCGGGGTCGACACCCTCACGATCATCGAGGAGGAGCCCAAGCGGCTCATCGAGGTGCCGGGCCTCGGTCCCAAGCGGACCAGGAAGATCGCCGACGCCTGGGAGGAGCAGAAGGCGATCAAGGAGGTCATGCTCTTCCTCCAGACCGTCGAGGTGTCCACGTCGATCGCGGTCAGGATCTACAAGAAGTACGGCGACGCGTCGATCTCCGTCGTGAAGAACCAGCCCTACCGCCTCGCCGCCGACGTCTGGGGCATCGGGTTCCTCACCGCCGACAAGATCGCCCAGTCCGTCGGCATCCCGCACGACAGCCCGGACCGGGTGAAGGCGGGCTTGCAGTACGCCCTGTCGCAGGCCACCGACCAGGGCCACTGCTACCTCCCGGAGGAGAAGCTGATCGCCGACGCGGTGAAGCTGCTCCAGGTGGACACCGGTCTGGTCATCGAGTGCCTCGGCGAACTGGCCGCCGAGCCGGAGGAGGACGGTGAGGACCCCGGCGTCGTCCGCGAGAAGGTCCCCGGCCCCGAGGGCGGCGACCCCGTCACCGCCGTCTACCTCGTCCCCTTCCACCGCGCCGAGCTGGCGCTCTCCGCCCAGCTGCTGCGCCTGCTGCGCACCGGCGAGGACCGGATGCCGGGATTCGGGGACGTGGCCTGGGACAAAGCGCTCGGATGGCTCAAGCACCGCACCGGCGCCGACCTCGCCCCCGAACAGGAGGCGGCCGTCAAGCTGGCGCTCACCGAGAAGGTCGCCGTCCTCACCGGCGGGCCGGGGTGCGGCAAGTCGTTCACCGTCAGGTCCATCGTCGAGCTGGCCCGCGCCAAGAAGGCGAAGGTGGTGCTCGCCGCGCCCACCGGCCGGGCGGCCAAGCGCCTGGCCGAGCTGACCGGCGCCGAGGCCTCCACGGTCCACCGCCTGCTGGAGCTCAAGCCGGGCGGCGACGCGGCCTACGACCGGGACCGGCCGCTCGACGCCGACCTCGTCGTGGTCGACGAGGCGTCCATGCTCGACCTCCTCCTCGCCAACAAGCTGGTCAAGGCCGTGCCTCCGGGCGCCCACCTGCTCTTCGTCGGGGACGTGGACCAGCTGCCCAGCGTCGGCGCGGGGGAGGTGCTGCGGGACCTGCTGGCCCCCGGCAGCCCCGTACCGGCCGTGCGGCTCACCCGCGTGTTCCGGCAGGCCCAGCAGTCGGGGGTCGTGACCAACGCCCACCGGATCAACGCCGGGCAGCACCCGCTCACCGACGGCATGAAGGACTTCTTCCTCTTCGTCGAGGACGACACGGAGGAGGCGGGCCGGCTCACCGTGGACGTCGCCGCCCGCCGCATCCCCGCCAGGTTCGGCCTCGACCCGCGCCGCGACGTCCAGGTCCTCGCGCCCATGCACCGGGGCCCCGCCGGGGCCGGCGCGCTGAACGGACTGCTCCAGCAGGCGGTCACCCCGGGGCGGCCGGACGTGCCGGAGAAGCGGTTCGGCGGCCGGGTCTTCCGGGTCGGCGACAAGGTGACCCAGATTCGCAACAATTACGACAAGGGTGAGAACGGGGTCTTCAACGGCACCGTCGGCGTGGTCACCTCGCTCGACCCGGTGGACCAGCGCCTCACCGTGCTGACGGACGAGGACGAGGAGGTTCCGTACGAGTTCGACGAACTGGACGAACTGGCCCACGCCTACGCGGTGACCATCCACCGCTCCCAGGGCAGCGAGTACCCGGCGGTGGTGATCCCCGTGACGACCGGCGCCTGGATGATGCTCCAGCGGAACCTGCTGTACACGGCGGTCACCCGGGCCAAGAAGCTGGTCGTCCTCGTCGGCTCCCGCAAGGCCATCGGGCAGGCGGTGCGCACGGTGTCGGCCGGCCGGCGCTGCACGGCGCTCGACTTCCGGCTGGCGGGCTCCTGA
- a CDS encoding TOPRIM nucleotidyl transferase/hydrolase domain-containing protein: MADMGAFRDAVTAWAAGGPGGPAHELAARLSVRTAVLLEGPSDSAAVDALAARHGRDLAAEGICVLPMGGAMSVGRYASLLGPSGLDLRLTGLCDEREQGFYVRALGRADAAPDGLFVCAADLEDELIRALGVTRVRELVEAEGDQRPLQTFLRQPAQQDRAAQQQLRRFFGTKKGRKIHYGRVLVEALDPARVPAPLAGLFASL; the protein is encoded by the coding sequence ATGGCGGACATGGGGGCGTTCCGGGACGCGGTCACCGCGTGGGCGGCCGGCGGCCCCGGCGGGCCCGCGCACGAGCTGGCGGCGCGGCTGTCGGTCCGTACCGCCGTCCTGCTCGAAGGGCCGAGCGACTCGGCGGCGGTCGACGCGCTGGCCGCGCGCCACGGCCGGGACCTCGCGGCGGAGGGGATCTGCGTCCTGCCGATGGGCGGGGCGATGAGCGTCGGCCGTTACGCCTCCCTCCTCGGACCGTCCGGCCTGGACCTCCGTCTCACGGGCCTGTGCGACGAACGGGAGCAGGGCTTCTACGTCCGTGCCCTCGGCCGGGCCGACGCGGCGCCCGACGGGCTCTTCGTCTGCGCCGCCGACCTGGAGGACGAGTTGATCCGCGCGCTGGGGGTGACGCGGGTGAGGGAACTCGTCGAGGCGGAGGGCGACCAGCGCCCCCTCCAGACCTTCCTCCGCCAGCCCGCCCAGCAGGACCGCGCCGCGCAGCAGCAGCTCCGCCGTTTCTTCGGCACCAAGAAGGGCCGCAAGATCCACTACGGCCGCGTCCTCGTCGAGGCCCTGGACCCCGCTCGCGTCCCCGCCCCGCTCGCAGGGTTGTTCGCGAGCCTCTGA